Proteins from one Actinopolymorpha sp. NPDC004070 genomic window:
- a CDS encoding PIG-L family deacetylase has protein sequence MGRTCVFFHAHPDDEALFTSGTMARLAAEGHRVVLVVATAGDQGLAAPESITAGAAAGRGTGRETAGGPTAPRLGDVRLAELRASAAALGVARVEHLGYADSGLDGRAEPTWAPAFVRADVDEAAGRLAALLAEEHADLVTTYDPAGGYGHPDHVRVHRVGARAAELAGTPTVLEATVDRELLLRALRLVGRVYRFPPEFDVRSFERAFASRAEITHRIDVRRFTAAKRASLAAHATQATGGDSVRTVAALRRLPGPLFRLVLGTEWYVQRDLAPGTRLTHPLAGLAPSRTPGSAR, from the coding sequence ATGGGCCGCACCTGCGTGTTCTTCCACGCTCATCCCGACGACGAGGCGTTGTTCACCTCGGGCACCATGGCCCGGCTCGCGGCCGAGGGGCACCGGGTCGTCCTGGTGGTCGCCACGGCCGGTGACCAGGGGCTGGCCGCGCCGGAGTCGATCACCGCCGGTGCGGCCGCCGGCCGGGGCACCGGCAGGGAGACCGCAGGCGGTCCCACCGCTCCTCGCCTCGGCGACGTACGTCTCGCCGAACTCCGCGCGTCCGCCGCGGCACTCGGCGTCGCCCGGGTCGAGCACCTCGGCTACGCCGACTCCGGTCTGGACGGGCGGGCCGAGCCCACGTGGGCACCGGCCTTCGTCCGCGCGGACGTCGACGAGGCGGCCGGCCGGCTGGCCGCGCTGCTGGCCGAGGAGCACGCCGACCTGGTGACGACATACGACCCGGCCGGCGGTTACGGCCACCCCGACCACGTACGCGTGCACCGGGTGGGAGCCCGGGCCGCCGAGCTCGCCGGCACGCCGACGGTGCTCGAGGCGACCGTCGACCGGGAGCTGCTGCTGCGCGCGCTGCGCCTGGTCGGCCGGGTCTACCGGTTCCCGCCGGAGTTCGACGTGCGCAGCTTCGAGCGCGCGTTCGCCTCCCGGGCCGAGATCACCCACCGGATCGACGTACGCCGGTTCACCGCGGCCAAGCGGGCGAGCCTGGCTGCACACGCGACCCAGGCCACCGGCGGCGACTCGGTGCGTACCGTCGCGGCGTTGCGCCGGCTGCCCGGACCGCTGTTCCGGCTGGTGCTCGGCACCGAGTGGTACGTCCAGCGTGACCTCGCGCCGGGCACCCGCCTGACGCATCCGCTCGCCGGCCTCGCCCCCTCCCGCACCCCCGGGAGTGCGCGATGA
- a CDS encoding glycosyltransferase family 4 protein: protein MSDCFLPRLGGIEIQLAELARMQHRAGHRVEVVTATPDGAGGDAAWAAAAGDRSGGPGVPVHRVVAPLPWELPVHPRTGRHVGRLYADLRPDVVHVHVGAVSPFGWAAVRAAARRRLPTVVTVHSMWDPATCAMYRALDAAASWTGWPAVASTVSEAAAVPIRRVVGDRVPVRVVANGIDTAQWRPAEPADRPEPADPADRRHRPGVHVVAVGRLAPRKQPLTLLSILRAARSELDGLDRRVPLYATVVGDGPARPLMERYLRRHAMTGWVELAGRLDRDRVRAVLGSADVFLAPAIRESFGIAALEARLAGVPVVAYDRGGVADFVVSEKEGLLGGSPAELAAAVARLAGDDTLRGTIAAYNRSTEPVRCTWPVVLADFDELYALARARANRSAP, encoded by the coding sequence GTGAGTGACTGCTTCCTGCCCCGGCTGGGTGGGATCGAGATCCAGCTCGCCGAGCTCGCCCGGATGCAGCACCGCGCCGGCCACCGGGTCGAGGTGGTCACCGCCACGCCCGACGGTGCCGGCGGGGACGCTGCCTGGGCGGCCGCGGCGGGGGACCGGTCCGGCGGCCCGGGCGTGCCGGTCCACCGGGTGGTGGCGCCGCTTCCGTGGGAGCTACCGGTTCATCCGCGCACCGGCCGCCACGTCGGCCGGCTGTACGCCGACCTGCGCCCGGATGTCGTGCACGTGCACGTCGGCGCGGTGTCGCCGTTCGGCTGGGCGGCCGTCCGCGCGGCGGCACGCCGCCGGCTGCCCACGGTGGTGACCGTGCACAGCATGTGGGATCCCGCCACCTGCGCGATGTACCGCGCCCTGGACGCCGCAGCCTCCTGGACCGGCTGGCCGGCGGTGGCGTCGACGGTGAGCGAGGCGGCGGCCGTCCCGATCCGGCGGGTCGTCGGCGACCGGGTGCCGGTGCGAGTGGTCGCGAACGGCATCGACACCGCGCAGTGGCGGCCGGCCGAGCCTGCCGACCGGCCCGAGCCTGCCGACCCGGCCGACCGCCGGCACCGACCCGGCGTGCACGTGGTCGCTGTCGGCCGGCTGGCTCCGCGCAAGCAGCCGTTGACGTTGCTGTCGATCCTGCGCGCCGCCCGCTCCGAACTGGACGGGCTGGACAGGCGGGTGCCGCTGTACGCCACCGTCGTCGGCGACGGGCCGGCCCGTCCGCTGATGGAGCGCTATCTCCGCCGCCACGCGATGACCGGCTGGGTGGAGCTCGCCGGTCGCCTGGACCGTGACCGGGTGCGCGCGGTGCTGGGTTCGGCGGACGTGTTCCTCGCCCCGGCGATCCGGGAGTCGTTCGGCATCGCCGCGCTGGAGGCGCGGCTGGCCGGCGTGCCCGTCGTGGCGTACGACCGCGGTGGCGTGGCCGACTTCGTCGTCTCGGAGAAGGAGGGCCTGCTCGGCGGTTCGCCGGCCGAGCTCGCCGCCGCGGTCGCCCGGCTGGCCGGTGACGACACCCTGCGCGGCACCATCGCGGCGTACAACCGGTCGACCGAGCCGGTGCGCTGCACCTGGCCGGTGGTGCTGGCCGACTTCGACGAGCTGTACGCGCTGGCCCGGGCCAGGGCGAACCGCTCGGCACCTTAG
- a CDS encoding LacI family DNA-binding transcriptional regulator produces the protein MRTTLRDVARLAGVSPKTVSNVVNGYLHVRAETRVRVEEAIVTLNYRPNLSARNLRRGRTGVIALAVPELDVPYFAELARHLVAAADARGWTVLVDQTDGVRERERQVIGGIRDQLIDGLVLSPLALTAADLAERTDATPMVLLGERIHRGPADHVLIDNVAAARDATAHLLELGRTRVAAIGAQRSAAGVTARMRLRGYRSALASAGVGYDERLVASTPRFHRAEGAAAMAALLDAGARPDAVFCFSDLLALGALRTLAERGVRVPDDVAVIGFDDIEDGRFSVPTLSTISPDKRRIAGCAVDLLHRQLLTGAAGRADADGGPQEVYADYRLIARESTGASTPPVRPSPSGLSGFSGSSTQPVASAPAVSPVPPTVS, from the coding sequence ATGCGTACGACGTTGCGGGACGTCGCCCGGCTGGCCGGGGTGTCGCCGAAGACGGTCTCCAACGTCGTCAACGGCTATCTCCACGTCCGGGCGGAGACCCGCGTCCGGGTGGAGGAGGCGATCGTCACCCTCAACTACCGGCCCAACCTGTCCGCCCGCAACCTCCGCCGCGGCCGCACCGGGGTGATCGCGCTGGCCGTGCCCGAGCTGGACGTGCCGTACTTCGCCGAGTTGGCCCGCCACCTGGTCGCCGCCGCGGACGCGCGCGGCTGGACGGTGCTGGTGGACCAGACCGACGGTGTACGTGAACGCGAACGCCAGGTGATCGGCGGCATCCGCGACCAGCTCATCGACGGTCTGGTGCTCAGCCCGCTGGCCCTCACCGCGGCCGATCTGGCCGAGCGCACCGACGCCACGCCGATGGTGCTGCTGGGCGAGCGGATCCACCGCGGACCGGCCGACCACGTGCTCATCGACAACGTGGCGGCCGCCCGGGACGCCACCGCGCACCTGCTCGAACTGGGCCGCACCCGGGTCGCCGCGATCGGCGCCCAGCGCAGCGCCGCCGGGGTGACCGCCCGGATGCGGCTGCGCGGCTACCGCTCGGCGCTGGCCTCCGCCGGGGTCGGCTACGACGAGCGGCTGGTCGCCTCGACGCCGCGGTTCCACCGCGCGGAGGGCGCCGCCGCGATGGCTGCGTTGCTGGATGCCGGCGCCCGCCCCGACGCGGTGTTCTGCTTCAGCGACCTGCTCGCCCTCGGCGCGCTGCGCACGCTCGCCGAGCGCGGCGTGCGGGTGCCCGACGACGTGGCGGTGATCGGGTTCGACGACATCGAGGACGGCCGGTTCAGCGTGCCGACCCTGTCCACGATCTCGCCGGACAAGCGCCGGATCGCCGGGTGCGCCGTCGACCTGCTGCACCGGCAGTTACTGACCGGCGCGGCCGGACGCGCCGACGCCGACGGCGGTCCGCAGGAGGTGTACGCCGACTACCGCCTGATCGCGCGGGAGAGCACCGGCGCGTCCACCCCGCCCGTTCGGCCGAGCCCGTCCGGGCTCTCGGGCTTCTCCGGCTCCTCCACCCAGCCCGTCGCGTCGGCGCCGGCGGTCTCACCGGTCCCGCCGACGGTCTCCTGA
- a CDS encoding glycoside hydrolase family 38 C-terminal domain-containing protein: MHDDQKLVEARLERALQQRLRPALYGDTVPLDIEVWHAPGEPVPVTDALAADFKPAALGDKWGPPWGTSWFRLTAQVPQEWDGLRVEAVVDLGFGGGPGFSAEGLAYTPDGDPIKGLNPDNIYLPVSGLAAGGVSPSEHAKAKGGAAFQVYLEAAANPAVIQSGFLPTNLGDKSTAGTEPMYEIRRAELAVFNVDVYHLLRDIEVLAQLMHELPTDLPRRPEILRALERSLDALDYDDIPGSAALAREQLAPVLAKPAYASAHQISAVGHAHIDSAWLWPLRETVRKVARTVSNVTTLAADHPDFRFAFSQAQQHAWMKEHHPKVWDRLKAAVESGQIIPIGGMWVESDSNMPGGEAMARQFVHGKKFFLDEYGIETETVWLPDSFGYSGAMPQLVKLAGNKWFLTQKISWNQTNKFPHHTFWWEGIDGTRVFTHFPPADTYNGQLTGDELARAQRNYQDQGGGTWSLLPFGHGDGGGGPTREMLGRAERLADLEASPKVTIEHPADFFQRAHDEYSNAPVWVGELYLELHRATFTSQAKTKQGNRRSEHLLREAELWSAAAAVAGRADYPYEDLDRIWKAVLLNQFHDILPGSSIHWVHREAEETYARLAVELEAIIERAQRALAGEGDATVVFNAAPHDRLGVPAMGADVRASSHAPEVSVRREGSAVVLDNGLVRVTVDERGLLSSVVELESGREAIAPGAAGNLLQLHVDTPNLWDAWDVDPFYRNKVRDLTDVDSIEVVSESGTEAAVAVTRSFGGSTIRQTIRIGVGECQVNVDNEIDWHEKEKFLKVAFPLDVRADQSASETQFGHVFRATHTNTSWENAKFEFCAHRWIQVGEPGYGHAVVNNSTYGHDVTRDVRTEDGGTTTTVRLSLLRAPRVPDPVTDQGVHKLSYALVPGAGIAEAVEEGYRINLPARTVTGAEGVAPLVRVDNPAVVVEAVKLAEDRSGDVVVRLYEAHGGRATGRVSTSFGAASVTETDLLERPLADREVVDGAVEVTLRPFQILTLRFARA; encoded by the coding sequence ATGCACGATGACCAGAAGCTGGTGGAAGCCCGGCTGGAACGCGCTCTCCAGCAACGGCTCCGCCCCGCTCTGTACGGCGACACCGTTCCGCTCGACATCGAGGTGTGGCACGCCCCCGGTGAGCCGGTCCCGGTCACCGACGCCCTCGCGGCCGACTTCAAGCCGGCTGCCCTGGGCGACAAGTGGGGCCCGCCGTGGGGGACCAGCTGGTTCCGGCTGACCGCGCAGGTCCCGCAGGAGTGGGACGGCCTGCGGGTTGAGGCGGTCGTCGACCTCGGCTTCGGCGGCGGCCCCGGCTTCTCCGCCGAGGGGCTCGCGTACACCCCGGACGGCGACCCGATCAAGGGCCTCAACCCGGACAACATCTACCTCCCGGTCAGCGGGCTCGCGGCCGGTGGCGTCTCGCCGTCGGAGCATGCGAAGGCCAAGGGGGGTGCGGCGTTCCAGGTCTACCTCGAGGCCGCCGCCAACCCCGCGGTGATCCAGTCCGGCTTCCTGCCCACCAACCTGGGCGACAAGTCCACCGCCGGCACCGAGCCGATGTACGAGATCCGCCGGGCCGAGCTCGCGGTGTTCAACGTCGACGTCTACCACCTGCTGCGCGACATCGAGGTGCTGGCGCAGCTGATGCACGAGCTGCCGACCGACCTGCCGCGCCGCCCGGAGATCCTGCGCGCCCTCGAGCGTTCGCTGGACGCCCTCGACTACGACGACATCCCGGGTTCGGCCGCGCTCGCCCGCGAGCAGCTCGCCCCGGTGCTGGCCAAGCCGGCGTACGCCAGCGCCCACCAGATCTCCGCCGTCGGGCACGCGCACATCGACTCCGCGTGGCTGTGGCCGCTGCGCGAGACGGTGCGCAAGGTCGCCCGTACGGTCTCCAACGTCACCACGCTGGCCGCCGACCACCCCGACTTCAGGTTCGCGTTCTCCCAGGCCCAGCAGCACGCCTGGATGAAGGAACACCACCCGAAGGTCTGGGACCGCCTCAAGGCCGCCGTCGAGTCCGGCCAGATCATCCCCATCGGCGGGATGTGGGTCGAGTCCGACAGCAACATGCCGGGCGGTGAGGCGATGGCCCGCCAGTTCGTGCACGGCAAGAAGTTCTTCCTGGACGAGTACGGCATCGAGACCGAGACCGTCTGGCTGCCGGACTCCTTCGGCTACTCCGGCGCGATGCCGCAGCTGGTGAAGCTCGCCGGCAACAAGTGGTTCCTCACCCAGAAGATCTCCTGGAACCAGACCAACAAGTTCCCGCACCACACGTTCTGGTGGGAGGGCATCGACGGGACGCGGGTCTTCACCCACTTCCCGCCGGCCGACACCTACAACGGCCAGCTCACCGGCGACGAGCTCGCCCGGGCCCAGCGCAACTACCAGGACCAGGGCGGCGGCACCTGGTCGCTGCTGCCGTTCGGCCACGGCGACGGCGGTGGCGGCCCCACCCGGGAGATGCTCGGCCGGGCGGAGCGGCTGGCCGACCTGGAGGCCTCGCCGAAGGTGACCATCGAGCACCCGGCGGACTTCTTCCAGCGCGCCCACGACGAGTACTCCAACGCGCCGGTGTGGGTCGGTGAGCTCTACCTCGAGCTGCACCGGGCCACGTTCACCTCTCAGGCCAAGACCAAGCAGGGCAACCGCCGCAGCGAGCACCTGCTGCGCGAGGCCGAGCTGTGGTCGGCCGCGGCGGCGGTGGCCGGCCGGGCGGACTACCCGTACGAGGACCTGGACCGGATCTGGAAGGCCGTCCTGCTCAACCAGTTCCACGACATCCTGCCGGGCAGCTCGATCCACTGGGTCCACCGCGAGGCGGAGGAGACCTACGCCCGGCTGGCGGTCGAGCTGGAGGCGATCATCGAGCGCGCGCAGCGGGCGCTGGCCGGCGAGGGCGACGCCACCGTCGTCTTCAACGCCGCACCGCACGACCGGCTCGGCGTGCCGGCCATGGGCGCGGACGTACGGGCCTCCTCGCACGCGCCGGAGGTGTCGGTACGCCGTGAGGGCAGCGCCGTCGTCCTCGACAACGGCCTGGTCCGGGTGACCGTGGACGAGCGCGGCCTGCTCAGCTCCGTCGTGGAGCTGGAGTCCGGCCGGGAGGCGATCGCCCCGGGCGCGGCGGGCAACCTGCTGCAGCTGCACGTCGACACCCCGAACCTCTGGGACGCCTGGGACGTCGACCCCTTCTACCGCAACAAGGTGCGCGACCTCACCGACGTCGACTCGATCGAGGTCGTGTCGGAGTCGGGCACCGAGGCCGCGGTGGCCGTGACCCGTTCGTTCGGCGGCTCCACGATCCGGCAGACGATCCGGATCGGGGTCGGCGAGTGCCAGGTCAACGTCGACAACGAGATCGACTGGCACGAGAAGGAGAAGTTCCTCAAGGTCGCGTTCCCGCTGGACGTTCGCGCCGACCAGTCCGCGTCGGAGACGCAGTTCGGCCACGTGTTCCGGGCCACCCACACCAACACCTCGTGGGAGAACGCGAAGTTCGAGTTCTGCGCGCACCGGTGGATCCAGGTGGGCGAGCCGGGGTACGGCCACGCTGTGGTCAACAACTCCACGTACGGCCACGACGTGACCCGCGACGTCCGTACCGAGGACGGCGGCACCACCACCACGGTGCGGCTGTCCCTGCTGCGGGCGCCGCGAGTGCCCGACCCGGTGACCGACCAGGGCGTGCACAAGCTGTCGTACGCACTGGTGCCCGGGGCGGGCATCGCCGAGGCGGTCGAGGAGGGCTACCGCATCAACCTCCCGGCGCGCACGGTGACCGGTGCCGAGGGCGTCGCCCCGCTGGTGCGGGTGGACAACCCGGCCGTGGTGGTCGAGGCCGTGAAGCTCGCCGAGGACCGGTCCGGCGACGTGGTCGTCCGGCTGTACGAGGCACACGGCGGCCGCGCGACCGGCCGGGTGTCCACGTCGTTCGGCGCCGCGTCGGTCACCGAGACCGACCTGCTCGAGCGTCCGCTGGCCGACCGCGAGGTGGTCGACGGCGCGGTCGAGGTGACGCTGCGGCCGTTCCAGATCCTCACCCTGAGGTTCGCCCGCGCCTGA
- a CDS encoding GntR family transcriptional regulator yields MSEASRTAAEQVAEVLRARLLDGALPPGAHLSEEQLATEFGVGRYTVRAALRALVTAGLLTHVRHRGAFVPDLTIERVEELFGYRAVIELGALRLALAGGRDLAPVAAAVAALEAVDRPGGSPAAWHDVTAAHRAVHHSLVAAAGNPRLLGAYSACEDELQFLLAFARPEFTPGRLARLHRELLTNLDRGVEKAQRALADDLEVGRQGLVRALALPTDPPVDPPAAQPTAPPSDPPRPKSPAGQGRTPR; encoded by the coding sequence ATGAGCGAGGCCAGCCGGACGGCCGCCGAGCAGGTGGCGGAAGTGCTGCGCGCCCGGCTCCTCGACGGAGCGCTGCCACCCGGCGCGCACCTGTCGGAGGAGCAGCTGGCCACGGAGTTCGGTGTCGGCCGCTACACCGTGCGGGCGGCGCTGCGGGCGTTGGTGACCGCCGGCCTGCTCACGCACGTACGCCATCGCGGCGCGTTCGTCCCCGACCTCACCATCGAGCGGGTGGAGGAGTTGTTCGGCTACCGCGCCGTCATCGAGCTCGGGGCGCTGCGGCTCGCCCTCGCCGGCGGGCGCGACCTGGCTCCGGTAGCGGCCGCTGTCGCCGCTCTGGAAGCCGTCGACCGGCCCGGCGGCTCGCCCGCCGCCTGGCACGACGTCACCGCCGCACACCGTGCCGTGCACCACTCCCTGGTCGCGGCGGCCGGCAACCCCCGCCTCCTCGGCGCGTACTCCGCGTGCGAGGACGAGCTGCAGTTCCTGCTCGCCTTCGCACGGCCGGAGTTCACCCCCGGTCGCCTCGCCCGCCTGCACCGGGAGCTGCTGACCAACCTCGACCGCGGCGTGGAGAAGGCCCAGCGTGCCCTCGCCGACGACCTGGAGGTCGGCCGGCAGGGGCTGGTCCGCGCGCTCGCCCTGCCCACCGACCCGCCGGTTGATCCGCCGGCCGCCCAGCCGACCGCCCCGCCCAGTGATCCGCCCCGACCGAAGAGTCCCGCCGGACAAGGGAGAACCCCCAGATGA
- a CDS encoding alpha-hydroxy acid oxidase — protein sequence MTTQRRLPRCSELRPLVRTRRPELDATKRRLDRALTIADLRAVAKRRTPRAPFDYTDGAAEGEVTLNRARSLFHRLQFNPSILRDVSRVDPSTTILGRPSAYPFAFAPTGFTRMMQHEGEPAVARVAQRTGIPYALSTMGTTSIEDVAAAAPEADKWFQLYVWTDRAAGKDLVDRSLAAGYTTLVLTVDVPVAGARLRDVRNGMTIPPSLTPKTILDMGMHPAWWLNLLTTEPLTFASLSDWPGTVAELINHMFDPSVTFDDLAWMREVWPGSLVVKGIQNVDDARKVVDLGVDGVVISNHGGRQLDRAPVPLQLLPKVVDAVAGRAEVYIDTGVMTGADIVAACALGARAVLIGRAYLYGLMAGGERGVQRAVEILGSEITRTMQLLGAAEVGELRPEHVTLPAVAF from the coding sequence ATGACGACGCAACGCCGACTGCCCCGCTGTTCCGAGCTCCGTCCGCTGGTGCGCACCCGCCGGCCGGAGCTGGACGCCACCAAGCGGCGCCTGGACCGCGCCCTGACGATCGCGGACCTGCGGGCGGTGGCCAAGCGGCGCACGCCGAGGGCGCCGTTCGACTACACCGACGGCGCGGCCGAGGGCGAGGTCACCCTGAACCGCGCGCGTTCGCTGTTCCACCGGCTGCAGTTCAACCCGAGCATCCTGCGGGACGTGTCCAGGGTCGACCCGAGCACGACCATCCTTGGCCGGCCGTCGGCGTACCCCTTCGCGTTCGCACCGACCGGCTTCACCCGGATGATGCAGCACGAGGGCGAGCCCGCGGTGGCCCGCGTCGCCCAGCGCACCGGTATCCCGTACGCCCTGTCGACCATGGGCACGACCTCGATCGAGGACGTCGCCGCGGCCGCGCCCGAGGCGGACAAGTGGTTCCAGCTGTACGTCTGGACCGACCGCGCCGCCGGCAAGGACCTGGTGGACCGCTCGCTGGCCGCCGGCTACACCACGCTCGTGCTCACCGTGGACGTGCCGGTCGCGGGCGCCCGGCTGCGCGACGTACGCAACGGCATGACGATCCCGCCCAGCCTCACCCCGAAGACCATCCTCGACATGGGCATGCACCCGGCGTGGTGGCTGAACCTGCTGACCACCGAGCCGCTGACGTTCGCGTCCCTGTCGGACTGGCCGGGCACGGTGGCCGAGCTGATCAACCACATGTTCGACCCCTCGGTGACCTTCGACGACCTGGCCTGGATGCGGGAGGTGTGGCCCGGGTCGCTGGTCGTCAAGGGCATCCAGAACGTCGACGACGCCCGCAAGGTGGTCGACCTCGGCGTCGACGGCGTGGTGATCTCCAACCACGGTGGCCGCCAGCTCGACCGCGCGCCGGTGCCGCTGCAGCTGCTGCCGAAGGTGGTGGACGCCGTGGCCGGCCGGGCCGAGGTCTACATCGACACCGGCGTCATGACCGGCGCGGACATCGTGGCCGCCTGCGCGCTCGGCGCGCGCGCGGTACTGATCGGCCGGGCGTACCTCTACGGCCTGATGGCAGGCGGCGAGCGTGGCGTGCAGCGGGCCGTGGAGATCCTCGGCAGCGAGATCACCCGCACCATGCAGCTGCTCGGCGCCGCCGAGGTCGGTGAGCTGCGGCCCGAGCACGTCACGCTGCCCGCGGTCGCGTTCTGA
- a CDS encoding class III extradiol dioxygenase subunit B-like domain-containing protein — translation MPVLPAAPVVVAAAVCPHPPLMIPALAGANAEELAGLRSAARSAVRQLVAAEPDVVVCVGAAPAADTVLTWGTTATGSLAAYGVDVRVGASAGTAKPDLPVAHTVGAWLLDSCGHTGERSYVGVPDIYDSARCADLGAALVRTSTAQAGRIGLLVMGDGSARRDQHAPGAADPRAPKLDALVATALGRGDLDGLRGLRPDLARELLVAGRAAWQVLAGAVEAAVAGGRRLEPRLLADEAPYGVGYFVAYWRLLG, via the coding sequence GTGCCCGTCCTGCCCGCGGCGCCCGTCGTCGTAGCCGCCGCCGTGTGCCCGCATCCGCCGCTGATGATCCCGGCACTGGCCGGCGCGAACGCCGAGGAGCTGGCCGGTCTGCGGTCGGCCGCCCGGTCCGCCGTTCGGCAGCTGGTGGCCGCCGAGCCCGACGTGGTGGTCTGCGTGGGCGCCGCGCCAGCCGCGGACACCGTGCTCACCTGGGGGACCACCGCGACCGGATCGCTCGCCGCGTACGGCGTCGACGTACGAGTCGGCGCGTCCGCCGGGACGGCGAAGCCGGACCTGCCGGTCGCGCACACGGTCGGCGCCTGGCTGCTGGACAGCTGCGGACACACGGGGGAGCGCAGCTACGTCGGCGTACCCGACATCTACGACTCCGCCCGATGCGCGGACCTCGGCGCAGCGCTCGTTCGCACCTCCACCGCGCAGGCGGGCCGGATCGGCCTCCTGGTGATGGGCGACGGCTCCGCGCGCCGGGACCAGCACGCCCCCGGAGCCGCCGATCCACGCGCACCGAAGCTGGACGCGCTGGTGGCCACCGCGCTGGGAAGAGGTGACCTCGACGGACTCCGGGGGCTTCGACCCGACCTGGCGCGTGAGCTGCTGGTTGCCGGCCGGGCTGCCTGGCAGGTGCTGGCCGGTGCGGTGGAGGCCGCTGTGGCGGGCGGTCGCCGGCTCGAACCACGTCTGCTGGCGGACGAGGCTCCTTACGGTGTCGGCTACTTCGTCGCGTACTGGCGACTGCTCGGCTGA
- the miaA gene encoding tRNA (adenosine(37)-N6)-dimethylallyltransferase MiaA, whose protein sequence is MTRPSVLAVVGPTAAGKSDLAVALAQRLHGEVVNADSMQVYRGMDIGTAKLPLPERGGVPHHVVDVLDVGETATVAEFQQRARSAIADCHGRGVLPVVVGGSALYIRAILDRFEFPGTDPAIRARLESELARVGADRLHARLAELDPAAAAGILPTNTRRIVRALEVVELTGRPFTASLPAYEYTFPHVCQLGLDVPRDVLDERIRERVDRMWDAGFVAEVRRLDAAGLRTGLTAARALGYAQVLAYLAGECTEQEAKEQTVRATRRFARRQDSWFRRDPRIHWLPYDAPDLVNRAVDRATGGAVAPTADSTRDDASDLG, encoded by the coding sequence GTGACCCGCCCCTCGGTGCTCGCCGTCGTCGGACCGACCGCGGCCGGCAAGTCCGACCTCGCCGTCGCGCTCGCGCAGCGGCTGCACGGTGAGGTGGTCAACGCCGACTCGATGCAGGTCTACCGGGGGATGGACATCGGAACCGCCAAGTTGCCGCTGCCCGAGCGCGGCGGCGTGCCCCACCACGTGGTGGACGTCCTCGACGTGGGGGAGACCGCGACCGTGGCGGAGTTCCAGCAGCGGGCCCGATCGGCGATCGCCGACTGCCACGGCCGCGGCGTGCTGCCCGTCGTGGTGGGCGGGTCGGCGTTGTACATTCGGGCGATCCTGGACAGGTTCGAGTTCCCCGGCACCGACCCGGCGATCCGGGCACGGCTGGAGAGCGAGCTCGCGCGGGTCGGCGCCGACCGCCTGCACGCCCGGCTGGCCGAGCTGGACCCGGCCGCGGCCGCCGGGATCCTGCCGACGAACACCCGGCGGATCGTGCGCGCGCTGGAGGTGGTCGAGCTCACCGGACGGCCGTTCACCGCGAGCCTGCCCGCCTACGAGTACACCTTCCCGCACGTGTGTCAACTCGGCCTTGACGTGCCCCGGGACGTGCTGGACGAACGCATCCGCGAGCGGGTGGACCGGATGTGGGACGCTGGATTCGTCGCGGAGGTACGCCGGCTGGACGCGGCCGGGTTGCGTACCGGCCTGACCGCCGCCCGGGCACTCGGCTACGCCCAGGTGCTGGCGTACCTCGCCGGCGAGTGCACCGAGCAGGAGGCGAAGGAGCAGACCGTCCGCGCGACCCGGCGGTTCGCGCGCCGGCAGGACTCGTGGTTTCGCCGCGACCCGCGGATCCACTGGCTGCCGTACGACGCGCCGGATCTGGTCAACCGTGCGGTCGATCGTGCTACCGGCGGGGCGGTCGCCCCCACGGCCGACAGCACCCGCGACGACGCCTCCGACCTGGGCTGA